In the Candidatus Electrothrix sp. GW3-4 genome, one interval contains:
- a CDS encoding ABC transporter ATP-binding protein: protein MRNFGYFEEGSVGKVSDLRIWQRILGYCRPYKAGILGSIILSLLITFSTLALPRLMQLGIDRYIAVTGQEAALRIAGLTRLSLMYGGAVLLAFGAGFLQVVLLEYIGQAIMHRLRNNLYQHLLGLDLAFFHRHPVGRLVTRLTNDIQNMHEMFTSVMVTLFNDILKLVGILVVLALINLRLAAVMGLFLPLALVVTLLFSRLAREQFRAVRSQLAVVNSFLQENISAVNLIQLYGREGASRKRFNLLNHEFMQRTLAQVRLFAFFMPLSEFLSTLAMVVILWYGGSEVLHRQLTIGELVAFFSYMRLFFQPMRELSQKYSIVQSALASAERIFQLLDTGGNIHSPKEPVCIDDIKGEIRFEGVGFSYQDDGAGERNGEEGELAEQDVLRDIDLHIRAGETLALVGATGAGKSTLISLLVRFYDPSQGRILLDGHDLRSFAVCDLRRKVGLVLQEVLIEPDTVLANISLETGLERIDVESILALTGLSAFVLGLPQGLDTRIGEGGLDLSAGEKQLLAFARILCRKPAVLILDEATSSVDTEVENLLEQAIEKNFAGHTSIIIAHRLSTVRRADRIVVMDQGRIVEQGTHEELMAQQGGYANLIALDLQGDRGE, encoded by the coding sequence ATGCGCAACTTTGGCTATTTCGAAGAGGGCAGTGTGGGTAAGGTCTCTGATCTTCGGATCTGGCAACGGATTCTCGGCTATTGCCGTCCTTATAAGGCGGGTATTTTGGGGAGCATTATTTTATCGCTTCTCATTACCTTTTCTACCCTGGCCCTGCCACGCCTGATGCAGTTGGGCATTGACAGGTATATCGCTGTGACCGGTCAGGAAGCAGCTCTCCGCATTGCCGGGCTCACTCGACTCTCCCTCATGTACGGGGGGGCCGTGCTCCTTGCCTTTGGCGCTGGTTTTCTCCAGGTGGTGTTGCTGGAGTACATCGGTCAGGCGATTATGCATCGTCTGCGTAATAATCTGTACCAGCATCTCCTTGGGCTTGATCTGGCCTTTTTTCATCGCCACCCTGTGGGGCGGCTGGTCACCAGGCTGACGAATGATATCCAGAATATGCACGAGATGTTCACCTCGGTGATGGTGACCCTTTTTAATGATATCCTTAAGCTCGTGGGGATTTTGGTGGTCTTGGCGCTCATTAATCTCCGCCTTGCTGCTGTGATGGGACTTTTTTTGCCCCTTGCCCTGGTCGTGACCCTGCTCTTTTCCCGCCTTGCCCGAGAGCAATTTCGGGCCGTGCGCAGTCAGCTGGCTGTGGTGAATTCCTTTCTCCAGGAAAATATCTCTGCGGTGAACCTGATCCAGCTCTACGGAAGGGAGGGCGCGAGCAGGAAGCGCTTTAACCTGCTGAACCATGAGTTCATGCAGCGAACCCTGGCCCAGGTGCGTCTCTTTGCTTTTTTTATGCCCCTGAGCGAGTTTCTCTCCACTCTGGCCATGGTGGTCATCCTCTGGTACGGCGGCAGCGAGGTCCTGCACCGTCAGTTGACCATCGGGGAACTGGTGGCCTTTTTTTCCTATATGCGCCTCTTCTTTCAGCCCATGCGTGAGCTTTCCCAGAAATATTCCATTGTCCAGTCGGCCCTGGCCTCGGCAGAACGGATTTTTCAGCTGCTTGATACGGGAGGAAATATTCATTCTCCTAAGGAGCCTGTCTGTATTGATGACATCAAAGGGGAAATTCGTTTTGAGGGCGTTGGTTTTTCTTATCAGGATGATGGGGCAGGGGAAAGAAATGGGGAAGAAGGAGAGCTGGCTGAACAGGATGTGCTTCGGGATATTGATCTGCATATCAGGGCCGGAGAAACCCTGGCCCTGGTCGGCGCCACCGGGGCAGGCAAGTCCACCCTGATCAGTCTCTTGGTCCGCTTTTACGATCCCAGTCAGGGACGGATCCTCCTTGATGGTCATGACCTGCGCAGCTTTGCTGTTTGCGATCTGCGCCGAAAGGTCGGGCTGGTGCTGCAGGAGGTCTTGATAGAGCCGGATACTGTATTGGCGAACATCAGCCTGGAAACCGGCCTGGAGCGGATTGATGTTGAGTCAATATTGGCTTTAACCGGCCTGAGTGCTTTTGTTCTGGGTTTGCCCCAGGGACTGGATACCCGCATCGGGGAGGGCGGGCTTGATCTCTCTGCTGGGGAAAAACAGCTGCTGGCCTTTGCCCGTATCTTATGCCGCAAGCCAGCTGTGCTTATCCTGGATGAGGCTACTTCCTCGGTGGATACTGAGGTGGAAAATCTGTTGGAGCAGGCTATCGAGAAAAATTTTGCCGGGCATACCTCTATTATCATTGCTCACCGCCTTTCCACGGTGCGGCGGGCAGATCGAATTGTGGTCATGGATCAGGGAAGGATTGTGGAGCAGGGGACACATGAGGAGCTGATGGCTCAGCAGGGGGGGTATGCGAATCTGATAGCCCTTGATTTACAGGGGGATAGGGGAGAGTGA
- a CDS encoding FISUMP domain-containing protein, whose translation MKKRTHVLSIILCLGVLPIAYGTGQAGFYVIPVVRDSAPATTCANDGYEVLSDTGRCWMAFNLGATQVATAIDDEAAYGDLYQWGRPADGHQRRDNPTTTTTDLSTTDAPGYRDFITVTSGPYYDWRSPRNDFLWQGLSGINNPCPQGFRLPTDAEWQAELGEYGTSAAALFNSPLKLVAAGSRGNAAGILYNAGSDGNYWSSTINGGHAGFLDFVSGGSDAYQGFTVRAYGFSVRCIKD comes from the coding sequence ATGAAGAAGAGAACACATGTGCTGTCTATAATCTTGTGCCTTGGTGTCCTTCCCATAGCTTACGGGACAGGGCAAGCAGGATTTTATGTCATTCCCGTAGTTCGTGATTCTGCACCTGCAACCACATGTGCAAACGATGGTTATGAGGTGCTGTCAGACACAGGGCGATGTTGGATGGCCTTTAATTTGGGGGCAACACAGGTTGCTACAGCAATAGACGATGAAGCTGCATATGGAGATCTTTATCAGTGGGGACGCCCTGCGGATGGGCACCAACGGCGTGATAATCCGACGACAACAACTACGGACTTATCGACAACAGACGCTCCGGGCTATAGAGATTTTATTACAGTAACGTCAGGGCCCTATTATGATTGGCGGTCACCAAGAAACGATTTTCTTTGGCAGGGCTTGAGCGGTATCAACAATCCTTGTCCCCAAGGGTTTCGGCTTCCCACCGATGCAGAGTGGCAGGCAGAGCTTGGCGAATATGGCACTAGTGCAGCAGCACTGTTCAACTCGCCCTTGAAACTTGTTGCAGCAGGTTCTCGCGGCAACGCCGCCGGTATACTCTACAACGCAGGCAGTGACGGCAACTACTGGAGCAGTACGATCAACGGTGGTCACGCTGGTTTCTTGGACTTCGTGAGTGGTGGCAGCGACGCTTACCAGGGCTTCACCGTCCGTGCCTACGGCTTCTCTGTCCGTTGCATTAAGGATTAA
- a CDS encoding ABC transporter ATP-binding protein → MQTILEINNLRKTFADFTAVNGISLEAKTGEIFGFLGPNGAGKTTTIKILAGLLQPDSGTVTINGNSLAEHPLVCKQDTGYVPDRPWLFEKLTGGEYLKFVASLYKLPEERFNAATPKYLEMFDLSPWQDHLIESYSHGMRQKLIMTSVFMLDQPLLIIDEPMVGLDPKSARIVKELFKQKAEEGRTIFLSTHSLEIAEELCHRIAIITNGTLHIIGTMEELRKKAGKEEQDIDLEEIFLQLTGAWEMQQVIAALKEK, encoded by the coding sequence ATGCAAACCATTCTTGAGATAAACAACCTGCGCAAGACCTTTGCTGATTTCACAGCGGTCAACGGAATCAGCCTTGAAGCCAAGACTGGCGAGATCTTCGGCTTTCTGGGACCGAACGGGGCTGGCAAGACCACCACCATTAAGATCCTGGCAGGTCTGCTGCAACCGGATAGCGGCACAGTCACTATCAATGGCAATTCCTTAGCCGAGCACCCCCTTGTCTGCAAGCAGGATACCGGCTATGTCCCGGATCGGCCCTGGCTCTTTGAAAAGCTCACTGGCGGGGAATATCTCAAGTTTGTGGCCAGTCTCTATAAGCTCCCCGAAGAGCGCTTTAACGCTGCAACCCCGAAATACCTTGAGATGTTTGATCTCAGCCCATGGCAGGATCATCTCATTGAGAGCTACTCACACGGGATGCGCCAGAAGCTGATCATGACCTCGGTGTTCATGCTTGACCAGCCCCTCCTGATCATTGACGAGCCCATGGTTGGCCTGGATCCCAAATCCGCCCGCATCGTCAAGGAGCTCTTCAAGCAGAAGGCAGAGGAAGGACGCACAATCTTCCTTTCCACCCACTCCCTGGAGATCGCAGAGGAGCTCTGTCATCGCATCGCCATCATCACCAATGGCACCCTGCATATCATAGGGACAATGGAGGAGCTTCGGAAAAAGGCGGGCAAGGAGGAGCAGGATATTGACCTGGAAGAGATATTCCTCCAGCTGACCGGGGCTTGGGAGATGCAGCAGGTGATTGCGGCGCTGAAGGAAAAGTAG
- a CDS encoding PhoH family protein, which yields MRTSQKLTGESEQNLDFDDFAVAQVLFGVHNHNLNTVEQAVGVHIYDRGNTLNITGKGHAVDLAASLLTQLYDLVRKGYPVFSQDIVFGIKILESSPTASLAEIFLDKVCITAQKRVISPKSVHQKNYIEAIRKNDIVFGIGPAGTGKTYLAVAMAVSALASELVQRIILTRPAVEAGEKLGFLPGDMAQKVDPYLRPLTDALNDMMGSEKVADLIERGVIEIAPLAFMRGRTLNNGFVILDEAQNTTSEQMKMFLTRIGFDAKAVITGDITQVDLPGKQASGLSEASKLLHGIDGIGFSQFDHSDVVRHPLVQKIIQAYAQEEKE from the coding sequence TTGCGTACTTCTCAAAAACTCACCGGCGAGAGCGAACAGAACCTGGACTTTGACGACTTTGCTGTTGCTCAGGTTCTGTTCGGCGTCCATAATCATAACCTGAATACCGTTGAACAGGCGGTCGGGGTCCATATCTATGATCGGGGCAACACCCTGAACATCACAGGCAAGGGCCATGCTGTGGATCTGGCGGCTTCCCTGCTCACTCAGCTCTATGATCTTGTACGTAAAGGCTATCCTGTCTTTAGCCAGGACATCGTCTTTGGTATCAAAATCCTGGAATCATCGCCAACAGCCTCTTTGGCAGAGATCTTTCTCGACAAGGTCTGTATCACGGCCCAGAAAAGGGTTATTTCTCCCAAAAGCGTTCACCAAAAAAACTATATCGAGGCGATCCGCAAGAACGATATTGTTTTTGGCATCGGGCCTGCGGGAACCGGCAAGACCTATCTGGCAGTGGCAATGGCGGTCTCTGCCCTGGCCTCGGAACTGGTCCAGCGCATTATCCTCACCCGCCCTGCTGTTGAGGCAGGTGAAAAACTCGGTTTTCTGCCAGGTGATATGGCCCAGAAGGTTGACCCGTATCTTCGCCCCTTAACCGATGCCTTGAACGATATGATGGGCAGCGAAAAGGTTGCGGATCTCATCGAGCGGGGAGTGATTGAGATTGCTCCACTGGCCTTTATGCGCGGCAGGACCCTGAATAACGGTTTTGTCATCCTTGACGAGGCACAAAATACCACCAGCGAACAGATGAAGATGTTCCTGACCCGCATCGGCTTTGATGCCAAGGCGGTCATCACCGGGGACATCACCCAGGTTGACCTGCCTGGCAAGCAGGCCTCGGGTCTGTCTGAGGCAAGCAAACTTCTTCACGGGATTGACGGCATTGGCTTCAGCCAATTTGACCACAGCGACGTGGTCCGTCATCCTCTGGTGCAGAAGATCATTCAGGCCTATGCTCAAGAGGAAAAAGAGTAG
- a CDS encoding thioredoxin domain-containing protein: MKKTLTLCTLLLLSSSQVLAEDAPAKSSATLITSPLASWQMNVKPVDFAQSLDNKLVFVLGDDSKVHIYSATDGVEQGTVPVAQETIGIDIAPRGEMLFLVDSKKNYTALDISFAQDIDTTGSPFLGKEDAPVTLVVFSDFQCPFCSKIQPLLDEVLKKNPDKVKIVFKHLPLQMHKQARPAALAAIAAHEQGKFWQMHDALFATAKKLSKENIEKAAKDVGLDIEKFNKDLANPTIQAKLKKDMIDAGKAGVSGTPTLFINGRQVKGRGANVLQEMIDQELAPKK; encoded by the coding sequence ATGAAAAAGACGTTAACCTTATGCACTCTGCTGCTCTTATCATCAAGCCAGGTATTGGCTGAAGATGCGCCTGCAAAGTCCAGTGCCACCCTAATTACTTCCCCCCTAGCCAGTTGGCAAATGAACGTCAAGCCGGTTGACTTTGCCCAGTCTCTGGATAATAAGCTGGTCTTTGTTCTCGGTGATGACAGTAAGGTCCATATCTATTCTGCGACTGACGGTGTTGAGCAGGGGACAGTTCCGGTTGCCCAGGAAACTATTGGCATTGACATTGCCCCGCGTGGTGAGATGCTCTTCCTGGTAGACAGTAAGAAGAACTATACCGCCCTGGACATCTCCTTTGCCCAGGATATTGATACCACGGGCTCCCCGTTTCTCGGCAAAGAGGACGCACCGGTCACCTTGGTTGTCTTCTCTGATTTCCAATGTCCGTTCTGTAGCAAGATTCAGCCACTCCTGGATGAGGTCCTGAAAAAAAATCCGGATAAGGTAAAAATCGTTTTTAAACATCTTCCGCTCCAGATGCATAAACAGGCCCGGCCTGCTGCCCTGGCTGCTATCGCTGCCCATGAGCAGGGAAAATTCTGGCAGATGCATGATGCGCTTTTTGCTACGGCGAAAAAGCTGAGTAAAGAAAATATCGAGAAGGCTGCCAAGGATGTGGGCCTGGATATAGAAAAATTCAACAAAGATCTGGCCAACCCGACCATCCAGGCTAAGCTGAAAAAAGATATGATTGATGCCGGAAAGGCTGGCGTCAGCGGGACTCCCACCCTGTTTATCAATGGGCGTCAGGTCAAAGGCCGGGGAGCCAATGTTCTCCAAGAGATGATTGATCAGGAACTGGCCCCAAAGAAGTAG